CGCCCCGCCCGAGCACGCCTTCGAGGCCGCGCTGGACGCGCTGTGCCGGCTGCTCGCGTCCTGACGGCGGGTCAGCCCTTGTGCGAGCCGACGAAGAACAGCAGGAACAGGAACCCCACGAAGACGTGCCCCGACACGATGTAGATCCACACCCGGATCCACACCCGGTTGGAGGCGCGGTAGCCCGCGTCGAAGGTCTCCTTGTACTGCGGAACGGCCGGGTGCGCGGCGGGTCGGGGCTGGGTGGTGTCGGCCATGGCGGTCTCCTGACGGTGGTGGCGGACGAGGGGTTCGACGGAGGTCCGACGGCTACAGGCGCGGGGCGTCGCCCAGGCACAGGTCGCCGCCGGGGCTCTGCAGCAGGGTGTGGACGAAGATCAGATCGAGGCCGGCCGCCGAATCCGCGGCGATGCAGTGCGGGGTCAGCGAATCGAAGTGCGCCGAATCACCCTCGTCGAGCAGGTGCACCCGGTCGCCCAGAGTCAGCCTCATCCGGCCCTTGGTGACGAACAGCCACTCCTCGCCCGGGTGCACCCGCACCACCGCGTCCTGCACGCTGGGCGGGACGTGCACCCGCAGCGCCTGCATGGCCCGGCCCGGCGCACCGGCCCGCCGGTACCCCCAGCCGCCGGCCCGCCCCGGTTCGATCGCGCCGCCCCGGATCACCGGATCCGGCTCGCCCGGCTGCTCGCCGAGCAACCCCGAGACACTCGTCCCGTACGCCCGGGCCAGACCCAGCAGCACCGGCAGCGAAGGCTGGCGCCTCCCGGTCTCCAGGCGCGACAAGTAAGCTGGCGACAGGCCGACCCGGGCCGCCGCGGCCTCCAGCGTCAGCCGGCTGGAGTTCCGCTGTTCCCGCAGCCGCGCGCCGAGACCCGCGACCTCCTGGTCGTCGCCGAGAGGGCTTTCCGTCATGCCCCCAGTGCACACCCGCCCTGCCTCCTGGGCAACAACTTTGCCTCCCAGGCAAACCCCGTACTCCCCCCGCAGCCCCCTCCGGCACTCCGACCGATCGCGCCGGCCTCAGGGGCGGGGGATGTTGCGGAGGTTGGAGCGGGCCAGGTCGATCATTTTGCCCACCCCGCCGGTGAGGACGGTGCGGCCGGCGGCGAGGGCGAAGCCCTTGAGCTGGGCGGCGGTGATGTGCGGGGGGATGGAGAGGGCGTTGGGGTCGGTGACCACGTCGACCAGGGCGGGGCCGGGCCGGTCGAGGGCGTCGGTCAGCACCTCGCGGATCTTCGCCGGGTCGGTGACCCGCTTGGCGGGGATGCCGCAGGCGCGGGCGATGGCGGCGTAGTCGACGTCGCCGTTGTCGATCTCGGCCTCGGGGTAGCCGGAGACCAGCATCTCCAGTTTGATCATGCCGAGCGCCCCGTTGTTGAACACCACGGTCTTCACCGGCAGCCGGTACTTGGCCACGGTGAGCAGTTCACCGAGCAGCATGCCGATCCCGCCGTCGCCCGACATCGAGATCACCTGCCGTCCGGGGAAGGCGAGTTGGGCGCCGATCGCGTGCGGCAGGGCGTTCGCCATCGAGCCGTGCAGGAAGGAGCCGATCACCCGGCGCCGCCCGTTGGGGGTGAGGTAGCGGGCGGCCCAGACGTTGCACATGCCGGTGTCCACGGTGAAGACGGCGTCGTCCGCGGCTACCTCGTCCAGGACGGCGGCCACGTACTCGGGGTGGATCGGCCGGTGCTTCTCGATGCCCTTGGTGTACGCGCCGACCACGGTCTCCAGCGCCTTGCAGTGCCGGTCGAGCATGCCGTCCAGGAACCGGCGGTCGGTCTTCTGTTCCAGGAGCGGCAGCACCGCCCGCAGGGTGGCCGCGACGTCCCCGTGCACG
The DNA window shown above is from Streptomyces sp. TLI_171 and carries:
- a CDS encoding helix-turn-helix domain-containing protein; amino-acid sequence: MTESPLGDDQEVAGLGARLREQRNSSRLTLEAAAARVGLSPAYLSRLETGRRQPSLPVLLGLARAYGTSVSGLLGEQPGEPDPVIRGGAIEPGRAGGWGYRRAGAPGRAMQALRVHVPPSVQDAVVRVHPGEEWLFVTKGRMRLTLGDRVHLLDEGDSAHFDSLTPHCIAADSAAGLDLIFVHTLLQSPGGDLCLGDAPRL
- a CDS encoding DUF6126 family protein — translated: MADTTQPRPAAHPAVPQYKETFDAGYRASNRVWIRVWIYIVSGHVFVGFLFLLFFVGSHKG